ATCTTTTACAATATCTAAGTGACTCCAGCGTTTTAATTCGCTTTCTTTTAAAGGGGCAACTTTCTTAATATTTAAAGGGGCACTTATTAGGGCAACTGAACTAAGGCTTGAAACTTGTTTTTGAGCTCCACATCCCGCCAACACCATAACGGCAAAAGCAGAAAGTAAAATAGGTTTAATACTATTCATTTATTGATATTTTATAAGATTTTAAATATTTGTCTAAAATAATTTATTTTGTTACAAAAATAGGCAGATTAACACTATTTTAAGATTTCCTCACAACTGAAAACATCTTTTAATCGAACGCCTTTCTCCGTATGTTGCACTGTTATAATTTCATTATGAGCATCGTGTTCCAAAAATAAATAATAATTATTATCAGCAGCTGCATTTAGGAATTTAGTTTTTTCGGGCATCGTTAATAATGGTCTGGTATCATATCCCATAACATAAGCTACTGGAATGTGTCCGGCTGTAGCCAATAAATCAGCACAAAAAACGATTGTTTTATCTTTATATTGAATGTGAGGAATCATCTGTTTCTCCGTATGACCATCTGCAAAGAATATCCCAAAACCCAACTCTGATTTATCAAGAAAATCACCTTCAGGTCTTTTTATAAAATTCAATTGCCCGCTTTCCTGCATTGGTAAAATATTTTCAGACAAGAACGATGCTTTCTCTCTTGGGTTTGGTTTTGTTGCCCATTCCCAATGATTTTCATTCGACCAGAATTTGGCATTTTTAAACGCAGGTTCATAACCCGTTTTATCTTTGTTCCATTGCACGCTTCCGCCACAATGGTCAAAATGCAAGTGTGTCATAAAAACATCTGTAATATCATCACGATGAAAACCATATTTAGCCAAAGATTTATCCATAGAATGAGAACCCCAAAGCGAATAATACCCAAAAAACTTCTCGGATTGCTTGTTCCCCATTCCGGTATCAATCAAAATCAATCGGTTTTCGTCTTCAATAAGCAAGCATCTTGCAGCAATATCAATTAAATTGTTTTCATCAGCGGGATTGGTTCTATTCCAAATTGTTTTGGGAACAACACCAAACATAGCGCCACCGTCCAGTTTAAAATTACCAGTTTCTATAGGATATAATTTCATTTTTAGGATTTGAAAGGTTAATAAATTATATGGTTGTAAGAGAATCTAAATACAAAACCAAATAAGTCTTGCAATTTAAGTAAATTTCACTTCTTTAATCAAAGTAAGACTGTATTTAACTTTCAATTAAATCTAGTTCTTAAACTTAAAAAACAAAACCCCAATTTTAAAGTAACTTAAACTTTAAATTGAGGTTGTACATTATAAACCTTTGAAAAATTACTTCTTCATTTTTTGAAATAAATTTTTTAGTGTTTGATTGTCCACTATCTGAAACGTTTTTGTTTTAATCATTTTCTCCATAAATGTAATTCTATCTTCAGTCATAGGATGCGAACTTAAGAACTGCGGAACGGAAATGTAGTTTTTATTCTCCAATCGTTTAAATAAATTAGTCATTCCCACGGGATTAACTTTATTAATAACTAACACATTAAATCCTTCAACATCGGCTTGGTGCTCAAATTCTCGAGAGAAAGAAAGCGATTGTAAACTATTTATGTTGTTCCCAATAGTGGCCATAATCCCGTTTACATCTCCCAAAATTGCCGAAACAAACAAATAACCCGATAAATTCCTGCATAACATTTTCATGGAATGCCTGTGGTTTACATGTGCCGCTTCATGGCCCAATAAACCCACTAGCTCATCATAGTTTTGCATCGAATCCAATATCCCTGTATAAACAACAATATTGCCGTCAGGAAGTGCAAAAGCATTCACAATTTCAGAATCTACAACGGAGAACTTCAGCTTTTTTGTATTGTTTAATTTTAATTCTTTGGCAAACTCATTTAGAGCCTTTGTTTTAGAAGAGTCAATAGAGCTAAAAATAACATTTTGTTCAAAAAAAGTATCTCCTAGTTTAGTATCATATTCTTCAGGTATCAAAACAACTGATTTTTCAGCAACCCAGGGAATGGCATAAAGATAACATAACCCTATAATTGCAAGAATAACCACTGCTAATCCTAGATGAATTGTAGTCCCTAAATCCAAAAGACTTTGGTACCAACCATATTGTCCCTTTTTCTTTGTAAAAGTGAGTACTTCGTCTATAAATTTCGAATCAGTAGTATATCCATTTTGGGAAACTTCTACTTTGTGACGAAAACTCAATTTGGAACCTGTTTTTTCGAATACTATTTCGCTGCATTTCCATTGATAAATAGTTCCATTTGATGCTTCAAAAACAAGTGTTGCTGTATTAGAGTCAAAAAGAAATACCACTTCCTGTGGCACCGATGAATTTCCATCATAGAAAATTCCTGTTGCTTGATTTTTCATTGGCTTACATAACAAAATCTAAATCGAGGAAATCACTTAAATCTTCCCCAGTTGCATCTTTATAATTTTCTTCTGTTTGATTAAGCGCATCTAAATCGATATTCCCGTCTAATTGAATATTATTGAAAATATAATTTAACGTTCTTGTCACCGCCCATGCATAACCTAGTCCAAGTGTAAAAACAATAATCGCCAAATTTACGATTGCCAATTTAAAGAAGCCACCACCTGTTACCGTTGAATTTAAACGTATTTCTTTATTTTCTTTGTTAACTGTTAGGTTGTCAATGTAGTATTCAAAAAGATCCTTTTGCCACCAAAAAAAGTAAATCCCAAGAGTGAAAATTGATAAGAAATAGCCTTTAAGATTTAATATAAAATAATCCGAACCATCTCCACTATAATCGAACTCAGCGTCACCAAAACGAACATTCCCAACTAAATATTTTCTCAAATTAATACTCATCCAAGGTCCGTAAATACCAAAAGTAATTATCGTCAAGAAAATCCATTTGACAAAATTTATGGCTAATTCTTGTTTATCTCCTCGATATCCAAAACGAATTCCTCTCCAAGAAGTTCTAGACATTCTATAGCGATACGACCCATGTATTGCCAAAGGCAAAATGGCGAAAATCCCAAAATAAAATAAAAGCAATCCCACCATTGGCATTTTTAGATATATAAAAAGTCCAAATATTCCTCCTAAAATGAAGAATAATAAAATTGCCTTCAAGAATCCTTTAAACATTTCTTTTCCAGTGCCGTGAAAAGCAAAAGCATCTCCGTTTAAGGATGTTTGCCCATATAAAAATTGTAGTTTTTTAGCCTTTGCCCAAGGATAATATATCCCAAGAGTACATATCGTCAAAAGCCAGTTCACAATTATAATTCCAAAGAAATCATTCCCTTTTCCTTGAAAATCAAGTTTGTATTTTTTTTCAGTTTGCAAAATTTCTTCCATAAAGATTTTAGTAAGTTAATAACAAGGTTTTATTTACAAATAACATTTTATAAATATATTAATTTTTATTTCTGCTTTAACATAGCTTTTTTCTATTTTGACATTAGTTATAAAAATGTTATCAATTATGGAAAAAGGTTTTTATATACTATCTTTGTGGTTAATTTAGACAAAATCAATATAACAATGATAAAGGTTTCTGATACTGCCAAAAAGAAAATCGTCGATTTGATGAAAGAGGACGGTTTTGATGCTGCTACAGACTACGTAAGAGTAGGTGTGAAAAGTGGCGGATGTTCTGGTTTGTCTTATGATTTGAAATTTGACAAAACCAAAAACGAAGAAGATAAAATTTTCATAGACAACGAAATAACTATCGCCGTAGAGAAAAAATCATTCCTTTATTTAGCTGGGACTATTTTAGAGTTTTCAGGTGGAATAAACGGAAAGGGATTTGTTTTCAACAACCCAAACGCAACTAGAACTTGTGGATGTGGAGAGAGTTTCTCTTTATAAAATTTAGACACAAATAATAAAGATTACTATTCAATTATTGAATCTTAAATCTTTAAATCTTTAAATAAGAATGAGCAAATACACAGAAGACGATTTAAAAATCGAACTCGAAACTAAAGAATATGAATATGGATTTTATACTGATTTGGAATCGGAGACGTTTCCTATTGGTTTAAATGAAGATATCGTTCGCGCTATTTCCCATAAAAAAGGAGAGCCACAATGGATGACCGACTGGAGAATTGAAGCATTTCGTGCATGGCAAGAAATGACGGAGCCAGAATGGGCAAACGTACATTATGCAAAACCAGATTTTCAAGCGATTTCCTACTATTCAGCTCCAAAAGCCGTAGATCCTAATAAAACATTAGACGATGTAGATCCTGAACTTTTAGAAATGTATAAAAAGTTAGGCATCTCAGTTGACGAACAAAAAATGATGAATAATGTAGCCATGGATATCGTGGTTGACTCTGTATCAGTAGCAACAACATTCAAGAAAACATTAGGAGAAAAAGGAATTATTTTTATGAGTATTTCTGAGGCAATAAAAGAGCATCCAGAATTAGTTCGTAAATATTTAGGAACTGTTGTTCCACAAAAAGACAACTTTTACGCCGCATTAAACTCGGCTGTATTCTCTGATGGATCTTTTTGTTATATTCCAAAAGGGGTTCGTTGTCCAATGGAACTTTCGACTTATTTTAGAATTAATCAAGCAGGAACAGGACAGTTTGAAAGAACATTACTCGTTGCTGATGCAGGAAGTTACGTTTCATACCTAGAAGGTTGTACCGCTCCAAGCCGTGATGAAAACCAATTACACGCAGCTGTAGTTGAATTGATTGCCCTTGAAGATGCTGAAATTAAATATTCAACCGTACAAAACTGGTACCCCGGAAACAAAGAAGGTAAAGGGGGAGTTTTCAATTTTGTGACTAAAAGAGGAATTTGCGAAACAAACGCAAAAATCTCTTGGACACAGGTAGAAACAGGTTCTGCTGTTACTTGGAAATATCCATCAGTGATATTAAAGGGAGACAATTCAGTAGGAGAATTTTACTCGATTGCTGTTACCAATAATTTCCAACAAGCCGATACGGGGACTAAAATGATCCATTTAGGTAAAAACACTAAATCGACTATTATTTCTAAAGGAATTTCTGCTGGAAAATCACAAAACAGTTATAGAGGATTAGTACAAATTAGCGCACGTGCGGATAATGCACGTAACTTTTCGCAATGTGATTCCCTATTAATGGGTAACAATTGTGGAGCGCATACATTCCCATATATAGAAAGTAAAAATCCAACAGCCAAAATAGAACACGAAGCTACGACTAGTAAAATTGGTGAAGACCAAGTTTTCTATTGCAACCAACGTGGAATTCCAACGGAGAAAGCAATTGCTTTAATCGTAAACGGTTTCAGTAAAGAGGTTTTGAACAAGTTACCAATGGAATTCGCAGTTGAAGCACAAAAATTACTTGAAATTAGTTTAGAAGGAAGTGTAGGTTAAAAATTAGTTTAAAGTTTAAGGTTTAAAGTTGAGCAAGTTATGAGTAACTTTAACCGTTAAAATTTAAACAAAAATAAATGGCTACAATTACACGTTTTGAAGATTTAGAAATTTGGAAAGAAGCAAGACGACTAGCCAAAGAAATTTATTTGATAACTGTAGAAACCGATTTGAAAAATGATTTCAGGTTTAGAGATCAAATAAAAGCATCATCTGGTTCAGTAATGGATAATATTGCCGAAGGGTTTGAAAGAAATGGAAATTTAGAATTTAGACAATTTTTGTCTATTGCAAAAGGATCCGCTGGAGAAACAAGATCGCAATTATACCGAGTGCTAGATTACAATTATATCGACGTTGTTAAGTTTGGAATTTTAAAAACTGACTTCGAAAATTTAAGTGGAAAAATAAACAATTTTATATCATATTTAAACAAGAAAGATTTTAAAGGAACCAAGTTTCAGTAAACACAAGAACTTTAAACTTTAAACTTTAAACAACTAAAAAAGGATGTTAAGCATAAAAAATTTACACGCTTCAATAGGCGACAAAGAAATATTAAAAGGAATTAATCTTGAAGTAAAAGCAGGAGAAATTCACGCGATAATGGGACCAAACGGTGCTGGAAAAAGTACCCTAGCATCTATCATCGCAGGAAACGAAACTTACGAAGTTACTGAAGGCGAAATCTCTTTAGACGGTGAAGACCTTTCGGAACTAGCTCCAGAAGAAAGAGCACACAAAGGAGTTTTCCTTTCGTTTCAATATCCAGTAGAAATTCCAGGAGTGTCGGTAACGAACTTCATGAGAACGGCTATTAATGAAACACGTAAAGCAAAAGGACAAGACGAAATGCCAGCTAACGAAATGTTGAAGGTAATTCGTGAGAAATCTGAATTATTAGAAATTGACCGTAAGTTTTTATCTCGTTCTCTTAACGAAGGATTTTCTGGTGGAGAGAAAAAACGTAACGAGATTTTCCAAATGGCAATGTTAGAACCAAAATTGGCTATTCTTGATGAAACCGATTCTGGATTAGATATCGATGCTTTACGCATCGTTGCAAATGGAGTTAACAAATTGAAAAGTGATAAAAACGCTATCGTAGTAATCACGCACTACCAACGTTTATTAGATTATATCGTTCCTGATTTTGTTCACGTATTATACAATGGTAAAATTGTAAAATCAGGTGGAAAAGAACTAGCACACGAGCTAGAAGAAAAAGGATACGACTGGATTAAAGCAGAAAACTAAAATTTGTTTAAAGTCTAAAGTTTAAAGTTACTTCAAAACAACTTTAAACTTTTAAACCTTAAACTTTAAACAAAAAATATAAAAATGGATTTAAAAGAAAAATTAGTATCGTCTTTTATGGCTTTTGAAGAGCGCATCGATGTTCACTCTGAACTTCATGATGTACGTACAGAAGCGATAAAAAACTTTGAAAATAAAGGTTTCCCAACCAAAAAAGATGAAGCTTGGAAATACACTTCGCTAAACGCCATCCTAAAAAATGACTTTACCGTTTTTCCAAAAACAGAAAGTAACATTCAGTATTCGGATGTAAAAAAATACTTTTTACACGAGATTGACACCTACAAAGTAGTGTTTATTGACGGTGTTTTCAGTTCGCATTTATCATCAACAACTCACGAAGGAATTGACGTTTGCTTGATGGCATCAGCATTGACTAAACCAAAATACAAAATGATTATCGATACCTACTTCAACCAAATTGCCAGTAAAGACGATAGTTTGACTTCGTTGAATACGGCTTTCGCCAATGAAGGAGCATATATCAATATCCCAAAAAGCAAAGTGGCTGATAAACCGATTGAAATCATGTATTTCTCTACTGGTTCTGAAGCTGCCTTGATGACACAACCAAGAAACTTGGTGATTGTAGGGGAAAATTCTCATGTGCAAATTATCGAGCGTCATCAAAGTTTGAATGACAATCCTGTTTTAACCAATTCGGTTACCGAGATTTTTGCTCAAAAACGTGCAATTGTAGATTTTTACAAAATTCAAAATGACAATCTGACTGCTAATCTAATCGATAACACTTACGTATCTCAACAAAAAGAAAGCCATGTATCAGTGCATACGTTCTCTTTTGGAGGGAATTTAACGCGTAACAACTTGAATTTCTATCACTTTGGAGAACGTTTGACAAGTACTTTAAACGGAATCACGATTATTGGTGAGAAGCAACACGTGGATCATTATACGCTTGTGAAACATTCAGCTCCAAACTGCGAGAGTTTCCAAGATTATAAAGGAATCTATTCTGATCGTTCTACAGGAGTTTTCAACGGAAAAGTATATGTGGAGAAAGATGCTCAAAAAACAAATGCCTTCCAAAAAAGCAATAATATTTTATTGAGTGACAAAGCAACAATCAACGCGAAACCACAATTAGAAATTTTTGCCGATGATGTAAAATGTTCTCACGGTTGTACTGTTGGTCAATTAGACGAAACAGCGATGTTCTATATGCAAGCACGTGGAATTCCTAAAAAAGAAGCCAAAGCATTATTGATGTATGCGTTCTCGAATGCCGTAATTGAAAATATCAAAATACCAGAATTAAAACAACGAATTACCAAAATTATCGCCAATAAATTAGGTGTGAAAATGGGATTTGATTTGTAGTTTTATTCTATTAAATACGCAAAGGGCGCAGAGTTATTTAAACTTTGAGCCCTTTGTAATTTTATTTTGGAGCTATTCCCGCTATACATTGCAATCTTTTATTGTTTTAAAGAAAAACAATAAAAGGATTTCCATTGCTATCGGGGCTAAAAACATTAAGCTTTGCGAACTTCGCACTTTTTACTTAGTGTACTTTGCGGTTAAACCTTGTTTATTAAAACTCCCAATTATCCCTTTCAACATTCCGTTTACATCAAACTTAGCATCTTCAGTCAATCCCATTCTCACAATCACTAAATCAAGTGACGGAATAATAAATACTTTTTGCCCTTGAAATCCATTAGCCGAGTATAAATCCTTTGGTGCATCAGGATAACGCCCGCCAGCATTCAACCAAAAGTGGGCTCCATAATCTCCTCTTGATCCATTAGTAGGTGTAGCAACATATTGAGCCCAACCAGTATCAAACAACTGTTCACCGTTCCAGTTTCCTTCATGTAAATATAATAAGCCAAATTTAGCCCAATCACGCGTGGTTGCCCATGCATAAGACGAACCCACAAAATTTCCTGCCATATCGGTTTCAACAACCATCGAGTTCATTCCTATTTTATCAATTAAGGCAGCGTACCAAAAATCTAGGTATTCTTGATGCGTTTTAAATTGATTTCTCAAAATATAAGATAGCAAGTTTGTTGTTCCCGATGAATAATTCCAATGTGAATTAGGTTTAAAAGCTACGGGTTTTTCGAGCTGTACCCTACCCATATTTTCGGCTAGAAACAGCATTTTTGTAGCATCACAAATCGTGCTGTAATTTTCTTCCCAAGCCAATCCCGAATTCATGTGCAATAAATCACTGGTCGTAATTACTTTACGATCATCATCCTTCCATTCAGCAATGGGAGCAGGTGTATTAATATTGTACTTTCCTTCTTTAGCAAGAATTCCAAATAAGGTTGCCGTAATACTTTTGGTCATCGACCAACCCAGAATTTTACTGTCTTTAGTAAAACCAGTATCGTATTTTTCGGCAATGATTTTATCTTTATAAATCACTAATAGAGAACGCGTCCTTTTTTCGATCGCACCTTTTTTATCAAAAGCATTTGCTACAGCCGCATTTAATTTACCATAATCAACATTGGTGAAAACAGTATCCATTGGTTCATTATTTCCATACGGAAAGGGTAAATTATTTTTTAAAAAAGTCCTTTTTGGAATCTCATAGGGTTTAGAAGTATCAAAATTATCATCAATCAAAGTAGCGCCCAAACCCGGTCTATAAATCGCTTTTCGTTCTTTCAAACCATA
The Flavobacterium sp. WC2421 genome window above contains:
- a CDS encoding MBL fold metallo-hydrolase, with product MKLYPIETGNFKLDGGAMFGVVPKTIWNRTNPADENNLIDIAARCLLIEDENRLILIDTGMGNKQSEKFFGYYSLWGSHSMDKSLAKYGFHRDDITDVFMTHLHFDHCGGSVQWNKDKTGYEPAFKNAKFWSNENHWEWATKPNPREKASFLSENILPMQESGQLNFIKRPEGDFLDKSELGFGIFFADGHTEKQMIPHIQYKDKTIVFCADLLATAGHIPVAYVMGYDTRPLLTMPEKTKFLNAAADNNYYLFLEHDAHNEIITVQHTEKGVRLKDVFSCEEILK
- a CDS encoding M48 family metallopeptidase; its protein translation is MKNQATGIFYDGNSSVPQEVVFLFDSNTATLVFEASNGTIYQWKCSEIVFEKTGSKLSFRHKVEVSQNGYTTDSKFIDEVLTFTKKKGQYGWYQSLLDLGTTIHLGLAVVILAIIGLCYLYAIPWVAEKSVVLIPEEYDTKLGDTFFEQNVIFSSIDSSKTKALNEFAKELKLNNTKKLKFSVVDSEIVNAFALPDGNIVVYTGILDSMQNYDELVGLLGHEAAHVNHRHSMKMLCRNLSGYLFVSAILGDVNGIMATIGNNINSLQSLSFSREFEHQADVEGFNVLVINKVNPVGMTNLFKRLENKNYISVPQFLSSHPMTEDRITFMEKMIKTKTFQIVDNQTLKNLFQKMKK
- a CDS encoding YjgN family protein; amino-acid sequence: MEEILQTEKKYKLDFQGKGNDFFGIIIVNWLLTICTLGIYYPWAKAKKLQFLYGQTSLNGDAFAFHGTGKEMFKGFLKAILLFFILGGIFGLFIYLKMPMVGLLLFYFGIFAILPLAIHGSYRYRMSRTSWRGIRFGYRGDKQELAINFVKWIFLTIITFGIYGPWMSINLRKYLVGNVRFGDAEFDYSGDGSDYFILNLKGYFLSIFTLGIYFFWWQKDLFEYYIDNLTVNKENKEIRLNSTVTGGGFFKLAIVNLAIIVFTLGLGYAWAVTRTLNYIFNNIQLDGNIDLDALNQTEENYKDATGEDLSDFLDLDFVM
- a CDS encoding HesB/IscA family protein — its product is MIKVSDTAKKKIVDLMKEDGFDAATDYVRVGVKSGGCSGLSYDLKFDKTKNEEDKIFIDNEITIAVEKKSFLYLAGTILEFSGGINGKGFVFNNPNATRTCGCGESFSL
- the sufB gene encoding Fe-S cluster assembly protein SufB, which codes for MSKYTEDDLKIELETKEYEYGFYTDLESETFPIGLNEDIVRAISHKKGEPQWMTDWRIEAFRAWQEMTEPEWANVHYAKPDFQAISYYSAPKAVDPNKTLDDVDPELLEMYKKLGISVDEQKMMNNVAMDIVVDSVSVATTFKKTLGEKGIIFMSISEAIKEHPELVRKYLGTVVPQKDNFYAALNSAVFSDGSFCYIPKGVRCPMELSTYFRINQAGTGQFERTLLVADAGSYVSYLEGCTAPSRDENQLHAAVVELIALEDAEIKYSTVQNWYPGNKEGKGGVFNFVTKRGICETNAKISWTQVETGSAVTWKYPSVILKGDNSVGEFYSIAVTNNFQQADTGTKMIHLGKNTKSTIISKGISAGKSQNSYRGLVQISARADNARNFSQCDSLLMGNNCGAHTFPYIESKNPTAKIEHEATTSKIGEDQVFYCNQRGIPTEKAIALIVNGFSKEVLNKLPMEFAVEAQKLLEISLEGSVG
- a CDS encoding four helix bundle protein codes for the protein MATITRFEDLEIWKEARRLAKEIYLITVETDLKNDFRFRDQIKASSGSVMDNIAEGFERNGNLEFRQFLSIAKGSAGETRSQLYRVLDYNYIDVVKFGILKTDFENLSGKINNFISYLNKKDFKGTKFQ
- the sufC gene encoding Fe-S cluster assembly ATPase SufC gives rise to the protein MLSIKNLHASIGDKEILKGINLEVKAGEIHAIMGPNGAGKSTLASIIAGNETYEVTEGEISLDGEDLSELAPEERAHKGVFLSFQYPVEIPGVSVTNFMRTAINETRKAKGQDEMPANEMLKVIREKSELLEIDRKFLSRSLNEGFSGGEKKRNEIFQMAMLEPKLAILDETDSGLDIDALRIVANGVNKLKSDKNAIVVITHYQRLLDYIVPDFVHVLYNGKIVKSGGKELAHELEEKGYDWIKAEN
- the sufD gene encoding Fe-S cluster assembly protein SufD translates to MDLKEKLVSSFMAFEERIDVHSELHDVRTEAIKNFENKGFPTKKDEAWKYTSLNAILKNDFTVFPKTESNIQYSDVKKYFLHEIDTYKVVFIDGVFSSHLSSTTHEGIDVCLMASALTKPKYKMIIDTYFNQIASKDDSLTSLNTAFANEGAYINIPKSKVADKPIEIMYFSTGSEAALMTQPRNLVIVGENSHVQIIERHQSLNDNPVLTNSVTEIFAQKRAIVDFYKIQNDNLTANLIDNTYVSQQKESHVSVHTFSFGGNLTRNNLNFYHFGERLTSTLNGITIIGEKQHVDHYTLVKHSAPNCESFQDYKGIYSDRSTGVFNGKVYVEKDAQKTNAFQKSNNILLSDKATINAKPQLEIFADDVKCSHGCTVGQLDETAMFYMQARGIPKKEAKALLMYAFSNAVIENIKIPELKQRITKIIANKLGVKMGFDL
- a CDS encoding serine hydrolase domain-containing protein, with the protein product MKKVFKLVGFASFAGVFYIGFTTYPKLDLISGFSAKSIASGHFIDNRSQVMIEKGDNDINLIDLASNEIDQKDNFATASVYGLKERKAIYRPGLGATLIDDNFDTSKPYEIPKRTFLKNNLPFPYGNNEPMDTVFTNVDYGKLNAAVANAFDKKGAIEKRTRSLLVIYKDKIIAEKYDTGFTKDSKILGWSMTKSITATLFGILAKEGKYNINTPAPIAEWKDDDRKVITTSDLLHMNSGLAWEENYSTICDATKMLFLAENMGRVQLEKPVAFKPNSHWNYSSGTTNLLSYILRNQFKTHQEYLDFWYAALIDKIGMNSMVVETDMAGNFVGSSYAWATTRDWAKFGLLYLHEGNWNGEQLFDTGWAQYVATPTNGSRGDYGAHFWLNAGGRYPDAPKDLYSANGFQGQKVFIIPSLDLVIVRMGLTEDAKFDVNGMLKGIIGSFNKQGLTAKYTK